The Scleropages formosus chromosome 15, fSclFor1.1, whole genome shotgun sequence genomic sequence CATTCACATGTTTACAGCTAAATTCTATAAACGAATCAAAtgaaccaggtttgaatctcacctcctggtgtagtaccATTGAGTATTTGCCTTGAATcgcaccagtaaaaatgacccttgTCAGTAAACGGGGAAAACAATGTACGTAGCTTAATgacaagtggctttggagaaagcaccagctaaacaaataagtaaTAGCACTCAACCTGCTGATTCAGTTGTGATAGATATTAATAAATAGTTATAATTAGTTCAGAGCGCGCCAGTGTATTGGGATGTTTGCCCTTGTTGCTTTGCACAAAAGGTAACGAAGTTTCTGTACGTAGCTAAATTTGTTGTGTTCGATATTCCCATGAGTTTTTAATTCTGTATTTACTCCGCTGTTGTTCCGGAGATGTGCGGCCGGCGTGTGGTAGTACTGTCCGCTGTCTGtcagaactgtggaaaagagatgagtgaaagaaaaatgacCTCGTAATggacaaaaatgctgttgtgctGAATCACGAGCCTCTTTCATTGTACGGAGCCCCATTATGTGAGCAATGTGAGTACCAAGCAGCATATTTACTTTTCATGTGTTGCTTTCAGCCCACAGACTGAGTAAACCgggaaagaaatacatatttatgaaaCACAAAATGTCTCACGTGCACCTCTTAAGACGTTACTGACgttcaaaataaatactgatCTATTTTGGTCAGTTTCCACACGTATTCTGCTGTCACTTGAGTCATTAACACTTGAGGAAAAAGCCAACAACAAGACTTCTGACCGTGACTTTGCTCAGGATGGTCGGCCCCACAAAGTTGCCGTTCTCGTAGCCCTTGACTTGAACGTTGCGCCCATCCAGCAGCAGAGTGGCACCCTCATCCACGCCGCTTTGGATCAGGCTTTCCACACGGGCTTTGGCCTGGGGTGTGATCAGGGGCCCCACATCCGCCCCTGGCTGGTCACCTGGGCAGGATTCCACAACAAGCATGCGGTGAGGTCTCTCAAACACTGACTCTAGGGGTCTCCCAACACTTTCGTGCCGGCCAACAGTCCAAGGCTTTCATGCCCTACAAATTACAGTGTGTTCCTGAGCAAACAACAGCATCAGCTTGCTCCATAGCCCATACCCAGCTTCTTGTTGCTGAGGTCCTGCTCCTTCTCACTGGAAGCAGTCATCACACTACATACTGAACAATAAGTCCCTGATAACATATTCTGTTAAATTTGATCTGCTCAAGAGGCCACTTGGGCGGCTCATGGTCGGGTAATCTATATGCAGGAGGGGACAGGGACAGGCACAGTGGGGGTGGCTAGGAAGTCATGGTCAGCTGGAAGGGGAGGCCATACCTGCATTGACGCGTAGTGCCTTGGCGCGCTCCAGCAGCTCGGGCAGCCAGCTGCGGGCCTCACCCACCAGTATGGCGGTCGACAGGGCCATACAACGCTGGCCTGCTGCCCCGAAGGCTGCCCCCACCAGCTGGTTTAGTGTGTTCTCCTTGTTGGCATCAGGCATCACCACACCGTGGTTCTTTGCTCCCTGGAAACACATGGAGCGGCCTTCAGGATGTGCCGGCACCCAACACTTTGTTAAAGCAGCAGATCCAAAGGAAACACTGCTAGCCATAGTCTGCGTAACTGTGGTTGGGTCAGGACAACATCAACATACGTCTGAGCTAATCTTTACTACCTTAGGGGTGGTCAGTCCTCGTTCTAGAGCACCTAAATAATAACTGGATGCTCGACAAATCCGCATCTTATTATTTATAATGATTCCACCCTGAGTAACCAAACTAAAACCACTGTAAAGGCAATGCTTTGTAAATATTGAAAAGCTCAATCTTCCCATTTTACTTTGTCTAAGACCTTGCACTGGGGCTATAAAACTGCAGAGCTGCAATTATGCAACATCAGTACCACAGCTCTACAGCATTCCACACTGCTACATGAACCATTTGATGACCCAAGACCAGATTCAGAACCTGCTCATGTGACAAATTGCTCCCTAAATTAAAACTACAAATTAAAAACCTTGGGTTATAATACAGAATGTTGTACAGGGAGGGTTTTGGAATGGAAGagtgtaaaaaacaaacatttaaacttTTCATGACCCACCCAGTAATCAAAACTTACAATACCAATACAATCATTAAGGTTTGTTTCAGTCAGCATTTTTTGCCCAAGCAAAACAGCACACAATTAAACATGAACAGAAACCAGTTTATAATTAGCAAGCAGAATAAGTATAATTGCAGATCAGCAGACTATTAGTGGTCAGAATTTCAGGATTTGGCATTTTCCGGACTACTCTAAAAAGCACACGCTCCTTTGCGTTTGCAAAGACAGACACTAACTGTCCTTTTACCTCTGTCAACAAACattcattacatattttaaaaaaaaaaaaaaaaaaaaaaaaaaaaacatatacatttaagCCACTTTGAGCAGCTCTTTCCACCCATTTCATACAATTATAAAAAGATTTACGATTCAGGCCAACAAGTGCACTAAAGACACGTGCACCCTAATTTTTCCATTCCACGTAAAATTAGAATTTAAATTCTTCACCAGTGCCCTACTGCTTGGTGCTAGACTGCTCATTTGGGGAAATACATTTGACCAGTTAATTTGACTCTTACTGTACCACAAATTATTTTAGTCATACTTCCATTAAAGTGGCACATTTACATGACATAAAACCAAAAGTGTGCTCatctttttcacacatttagaGAAGTCCCTGAGGAATAAGTTGCCTTTCCCATCATAACAAAGATGCCTTCTGTTACTCTGATCATAACTTCAACGGGGTCAGAGTTTGTGGGGTTGTGCTGCCACCTGGCGGCCAAAGAGGTTAGTGCAAACACCCTTGATACCTCTTACCTGCATCTTAACACCTGAgcacacatttacgtttatttatttagcaaaaacttttcttcaaagcaacttccaatgaactccacgtagtgttatcagttaccaaggtgacttacactgctagatacactacttacaatgggtcactcatccatacataagtggaacacacacactgtcactcacactacggatgaacctgaacaacatgtctgaactgtgggaggaaaccagagcactcagaggaaacccacacagacaaggggaggacatgcaaactccacacagactgagcaggtatcgaacccatgtcccctcgcaccactcaggcgctgtgaaacagcaacgctactcgctgtgcacaattatttacctgtttatacagctgggtaattttactggagcactttaaggtaagtaccttgctcaagggtactatagccagaggtgggcattgaatctgcaacctttggattcaaaggcagtaactgtaaccactacgctaccagccggcCACATGTCAAATGATTGCACCAAACATTATCTAAACATTTCCAGCCATTTAAACTTTGTCAAAGGTTGCATGGTGTTGTCTGCAACTACCatctgcagcaggtagcacagggGTAAAATTGCTGCCTTGCAGCATAAGGAGCAAGACATAAACCCCTACTCCTgttgcagtgcccttgatcaaggtgcacTGTAGGCAGATACAATGCAGAACCACGTATAAAGCGGTCAGGAGTTGAATGCAGTTCCATCCCCCTCTTTTTCATAGGTTTCAGATTTAATAAGTTTTTTGAAGTGCATGTACTGGTTCAGTGAACGTTCAAAGTTGCCTATTTTCCACATGCGTCATGGAGCGTTTACCAAAATTTCTGGATACAATTTATATCCTTCAATTGTTCAGTTCCCAAAAAAATTGATACAACAAAGCAGTTGACTTTGTACCTGTAACTTCTATCACAGATATTACAATCATTGCATGACTGTATTTCAGCAGCTAAGTCACTACCCTGAACCAAATCATGCTATAATTTCAGTTCTGCTTAACATGCAGTAACATTTTACTGGGGTGAACACTCCCCCCCCCGTCATCCTAGAAAACAGACATTACATGACTGAGAAATGCATACCGAGCATTCTGCTCACACATTTGGTTCAATGTGCTGTCCATTATGGGGTTCATTCAATCGATAGTTAAAGAAATGAAGACCTCATATTTTAGTGGGAATGCTACATACACAGGGGGCCAAAAGGACAAGGGTAGAAAAGTCCGGCATAAAGCAGTTTGAACAAGATAGTTAGTATTCCCACTCACAGCCATACTGAGAAACACGCAACTCCTACCATGTTGGACTGCACCCTCTTGCCGTTCTTAGAGCCTCTCTCGTAAATGTACTCCCCAGCTTGGTTGGAGCCCACAAAACTTATGGCCTTGATGGCAGGATGATCACAAATGAAGTTTACAGCTGGGGAGACAGAACACGCACAGGGGTATCACctcagaaaacaagaaaaacaccatATTAATGGAAATTGCAGAAGAACCATATGCTCAAAATTGAGGGGCCCCAGAGGATGGAGCCTCTCACCTTCATGCTGGCCGTGTATGATATTGAGGGTTCCATCAGGAGCTCCAGCATCCTGCAGCATTTTGGCCAGCAGCATTGCGCATCCAGGCACCCTTTCGGAGGGCTTCAATAAATATGTGTTGCCACAAACCATGCCCATGGGAAACATCCAGAGAGGGATCATAGCCGGGAAGTTGAAGGGCGTGATGCCGGCACATACGCCAAGCGGCAGCCGGTAGGTGTGGGTGTCCATGTCCTTGGTGATGGACGGTAACGTCTCTCCCAGCATGAGGGAGGTGATGCCGCAGGCGTGCTCCACCACCTCTGAAAGGGACAGACAGTGCAGAACCACTGAACATCAACCGAAAAGGTAAGGACTGGTTGTCCCAGAAGATTCTGGCAAATTTACTTCACACAAGAAGCAGAACATGCTATTCCAGCTTCTCCCTTGACGAAACATCAGGTACAGACAACATTCAGAGCATCTGACCTCTGAGCAATGACCCATGCGAGTGCAGCAATTCACCGGACCGATATCTGGTCAATGCAGCAACTCTTCAGTCAATTATAAGAGGCATTAACACTGACAGCGGGTGCCTTTGTAACCGATGCCGTCGACTTACGCAATCCACGGAATACGTCCCCCTCGCCATCAGCCAGCGTCTTGCCCTGCTCCAGCGTGATCAGCTTCGCCAACTCCTTCTGCAACATCACACGGCACAAAGGTGGTGAGGCAAAGGTCTCGTTTTTGCTGGTGAATTAGCAGGTTTTACCAAGATCTTTGAGAGCTGCACATTGCGGTGGACAGCAGCGTTAGACACTGGACGTGAAGattatgaatttataaaacCAGTTGGAAACTGCCATGAGATCAGTGGTTTACATGTTTCACTTAAATTCAAGATTGCTTTTCAGCACTTTCCACAGACagattaaagtaaaattaacaaattacAGTGGCTCCTCACCTTATGAATACAACTGGAACTAGAAATCTATTAGTAGCTTAATTTGTCTGTAAAGTTAAAGTTGCATTTACCACTAATACACAGTTAATACAATTTTAGTAATTGatgtccctccatttattcactgggTGGGTCCTGTAATTGgataaaactaaaacaaattttcataCATACTTCTCAGTTTCTTACTAACTTTGAACAACATTAAGatttccaaataaataaataatgcaacttTGCATTTAATTCATCTCGACTGGTTGAGCAATTCACCTCATAATcctgtgcaacatttgtcattttggcCACTTTCAATTGTTAATCTACACAAAcagttaataatacagacacccTAGGTCTATTTaaaggttaggttctgtaaaaacctcaggtatacaacactttcatttttattaacttcaaactacactgctaatttaaaatgtcttcaaatacaaaaaaaaaaaaattccctgtaCAAAATTGCCATTTAATGCTGACTTAACCGATCACCCcataaaaaagggaaatgctGGTCATTGTGTTACTGATCatggacggacggacgcacgcgcgcacacacacagagaggaaatGAGTTGAACGAAGGCAGTCCCATACTCCCATATTGAGTCCATTTTACTGTCAACTAATGGCTGGTGAAATGCAGGTCACTTTTGCGCCACAACACAGTTtagaaaaatgatgaaaaacaaaaataaatcgtTTGGAAAATGCATCTTTGAAAATCTGAGACTCGTTTGTAACATGAAGAGTCAGTGCATACTTTGCTCTCCTTACGGTCTCCGGCAAATGCAAACCTGACACCTGCGAAAACCTTTAAATGTTACTATGTGTGGTAACCAAGTCCTTTCCCAGCATTACAATGTTTTCCTTGATGAGCTGTTGATAGCGCAAGAAGATCTGCTGACGGGTCAAGATGGAAGTCTCCGACCAGGAGTGGTAGGCCCTCGAGCAGGAGTCCACTGCAGCCAACATCTCCGCCTGGGTGGCTTTGGGGACCCGTCCAATAACCTCGTTGGTGGCCTGATGAGATACATGGCACCAAGATTCATACAAGGAGCTTGAGTATTTCAAATAAGAATGCTCTTTGTCTCAGAAACTTCACCCCAGCTAGCGACTGCAAATCGATTAGTAAGGCATCATCAGTACAGTGCAAGATGAGGTACACAACAACGCACGTCCCAAAGGTCCTAGTGCACTAGTTAACGTTCCCCTTAGCTAGTGTTTCATTCAACTTGATGCTTGTAGTTACTTGTACGTAGTAAGGAATGTTACTTTTCACGGTATGGTAACATTCAAGGGCTTGAGCATATCCGCTGAAAACCAGTCTTGCTCAgctcaacccccccccaaaactgTAGGAATGAAGTCCATTTTAGGGATTAATGATTATTACAACATTCTTCAAAGATACATGATTCCATCAGGCTGAATTCTGATGTCTGACAATCAGCTGTTTTCTTCTGTTCACCATTTACACAGAGGTAAGGCAGCTTATTCCCATAtgtaagtcaatttacagtgttaagtgacctgcaaatatttacccatttatacaactgggtaattttacttgagcaagaGCAGCTGTTCTGTTTAACTGACACTCTGCACAGGAACAACTGAAAGAATTAACTGGTTCAAAGAACTTCATCTTCTGTAACAGACATGggtcacaattattattaaccaGAGGAGCACAGGTCCAAGGAACACTATGTAAGACCATATCTGCCAACAGTGAttctcagctgtgtttactGCCATTATTCCTCttccatttgtttccttttacttacttatttgTAGACAGTACGGTATATTTGTCAAAAAGTTATTTAGAGTGAATCCAGTGTGTCAGTCACTACATTGATTCTTCTATTGTAATGCTGCTGTATGTATGCCTCGTTTAATTTCCTTCAGAATCAATAAAAATCTCCattgacatttaaaatgcaggCAGCACcatggcacagagagtagctctgctgtctcacagcacctgggtggtgtgagatgatgtgtgtttgatccccgttcagtctgtggagtttgcatgttctccccgtgtctgcgtgggtttcctccgggtgctctggtttcctcccacactccaaagatatgctgttcaggttcccccatagtgtgagttccactgatgtatggatgagtgatccattgtaagtagtgtatctagcagtgtaagtcaccttggtgaataaggtgtgtgtgttgataacactacatagagttcattggaagtcgctttggagaaaagcgtcttaaataaatgtaaaatcactgACATCAAGACCTCCAGTGGgaagacattttaaaaggaatatTAAAGGTGTGTCAAATACTCACAGGGTTGTGGATGTCCACCCATTCTGAAGTCTTAGATTCCACAAACTTCCCATCTATGAACAGCTTGGTTGTTGGCTGTGTGAGGCAGGTTGCAAACAGCTTCGttagacaaacacacatttgttcaGCGCAAGCTTAGTCCTGTGAATAATACACCAGTGATGCTaatgtattattaacctttaatcATCTCACACCTTTGTACAaggtgactgacaatgttaaacactttatttactaATTCATAAAGCAGGGAATTCTTGCTGGATCAATCTAGGGTATGTACTGCACTTTGGTCAAGGACACCACAAaaaggggggatttgaaccaacaatctTCAGACTGCAAGAAAACAGCGCCGATCGGTGCCGATTCATACTTCTCCTTCACACATTTACTTGCCAAATTAAGGTAACAAAGGACAGGATCTCACCGCTGATGTGGAGTAACACATGCGCCCAGCCTGATGGAGTGCCTGAAAAGAGGGAGtaaatcacagtgacagtgtcacCCTGACCTCAGCATGGTGCATGTCACGTGGTGCACATCTGGCAAAAGTCAGATCTTGAATCAAGTAgcaggcctgtgtgtgtgtgtgtgtgtctacatacAATACGTACATGCCTGCGTTCAGAAGAAGCAGAGGAgtgtaagtaactgtaagtgTAACCCACCGATGAGTAATAAATGGAAACAAACCCCAGACTTCCCAACAGCTGCTGGCAAACTGCAGCCTGAGCGTAGCGCGCGCACAgaacgcgcgcacacagacgTAATTCGACATATTTAAGAGTTTtcagtgatggtctggaaaCCAGTGTATAAATGAATACGTTTTCTCACAGTGCGCGGCTGAGAGCAAAGGAATGCTCTCGGTGGGAAAACTATATTTGTCCGAAAGCGACGTGACAGAACTTAGCCTAGTTAAGTCGTCGCGCCAACTCGTTAACTAGTCTAGGGGAGTCAAGCAGAGTCAGTACAAAACAAATGAAGTGAGGGAAAGGGATTTTGTTAACAAGCAAAACAAACGCGCAGCCCTGTTTCTGGCACCGCACTGATAAAAATCCGACTTCACAATCTGcgaattaaaatgaaagttgaagtgaaatacactcctcctcctccctctctcagAGAGAGtctctgactctgtgtgtgtctgtgcgcgaGCACTGACCCACTGTTGTCTACGTGTGATGTCCTACACTACCGAAACGTAGCAATGCGCTGACTTACCTTTGCCTTGCAAAGTGACTTTATTAATACCGTTGCCATGTTTTAAaacgcgttttttttttttttttttttttgcttcctttaACAGTCCCCAAAATCAAAACCCCAACCCCCCTCTTCGGAACTCGTCCAAAAAGCCAGAACCCTTCAACTCGGGTCGCACGGGTATGCGGTGGGCGGGATTTACACGGAGCCAGCAGCTCATTCGCTACAGGAATGAAACGCCCTCAAAAGGGCATAAGCTATTGGTTCATTTGTCAAAACTCTTAACCcatcatgttaaaaaaagagcagatgAAAGTCCACCATTCTCGCACGCCATTGGCAAGAAATCAATACATTTCTGTCCTATTTTTAATTGGATGAAACTGTTGGCAATCATGCCGATTTACATAACATCTTTTCATTGTATCCAGTCCAAAACAGagtgaatttaaaaacactATTTAAACAGTGCTGCTATTAATTCGCCGTTTTGCTGGAGAGTGAGCGTGTTTTGTCTGATAATCCGTGTGTATAGCTCGTGCACAACAAATGCTGGACGGCTTGACGTCACGTGTGATTGACACGTCATAAAATTCAGACAAACCCAGCAAGGCTGCAGCGCAGTCtatcatcattattacttttcattaaatattgaaCATCTGCCTGCAATGCACGTTTCGCTGCGTTGCCTCGTAAAGGTAATGTCTGCAATAAAGCCGTAAAACATCAACTGATTATGTGTTTTGTtcaatgtatttgtgttttctttttcttcgtTTGTGTATCTTAGCACGTGGCTGAAAATATGAACGCGCGCGCCCGCTAATCATGTCACTTAAGCCGGACGATGGTCATTCGCCTCCGTCCGCTGTAACACAGCAAAGTCCGCAAAAAACGCTTCGTCACAGAGACCCGGGAGGGAGGAGGGTCTCGTGCCAATTCTGATTGGCTGCCTGGCAAAATACATATCATTTTTACAGCGCAAATGGTTCAAACTCCGCGTCACTCTGTGCACCATGGCTAAGGTAAAACTCGAC encodes the following:
- the aldh6a1 gene encoding methylmalonate-semialdehyde/malonate-semialdehyde dehydrogenase [acylating], mitochondrial, with product MATVLIKSLCKAKALHQAGRMCYSTSAPTTKLFIDGKFVESKTSEWVDIHNPATNEVIGRVPKATQAEMLAAVDSCSRAYHSWSETSILTRQQIFLRYQQLIKENIKELAKLITLEQGKTLADGEGDVFRGLQVVEHACGITSLMLGETLPSITKDMDTHTYRLPLGVCAGITPFNFPAMIPLWMFPMGMVCGNTYLLKPSERVPGCAMLLAKMLQDAGAPDGTLNIIHGQHEAVNFICDHPAIKAISFVGSNQAGEYIYERGSKNGKRVQSNMGAKNHGVVMPDANKENTLNQLVGAAFGAAGQRCMALSTAILVGEARSWLPELLERAKALRVNAGDQPGADVGPLITPQAKARVESLIQSGVDEGATLLLDGRNVQVKGYENGNFVGPTILSKVTPQMKCYTEEIFGPVLLVLEADSLDEAVGIVNKNPYGNGTAIFTTNGATARKYTHEVEVGQVGVNVPIPVPLPMFSFTGSRGSFRGDTNFYGKQGIYFYTQIKTVTSQWKAEDATLKSPAVTMPTMGR